The Glycine soja cultivar W05 chromosome 8, ASM419377v2, whole genome shotgun sequence genome has a window encoding:
- the LOC114424654 gene encoding F-box/kelch-repeat protein At3g23880-like has translation MENHTLPMDLMREILLRLPVRSVSRFKCVCKSWLSIISDPQFGNSHYDLAAAPSHRLILRPKCYSLEVQSIDTDAPPDTCSAAMYLLLPLQSPPPKPNDYDNYDGLPNRAKILGSCRGFILLYYEMSRDLIMWNPLTRFRKRSLNFENMLTHRFLYGFGYDTSTDDYLLIMIPFYWKTEIQVFSFKTNSRNRKMIKLNVPYQGIGSKFSIGSLLNETLHWLVFSKDKWVDVIIAFDLIKRSLSEIALFDHLTKKKYEMFSLRVIGGCLSVSCSDQDWAMTEIWIMKEYKVQSSWTKSFVIPTYGFSPICITKDGGILGSNMRERLEKHNDKGELLEHLACVAAAGEEYYCANQDQQSAMYRESQLFPNVSWETSEDHQQ, from the coding sequence ATGGAAAATCACACTCTCCCTATGGATTTGATGAGAGAAATTCTTCTAAGATTGCCAGTGAGATCTGTTTCGCGTTTCAAGTGCGTATGTAAGTCATGGCTTTCTATCATCTCCGATCCCCAATTTGGCAATTCCCATTATGACCTCGCAGCCGCACCCTCCCATCGACTCATTCTCAGACCAAAATGTTATTCTCTTGAAGTTCAATCCATTGATACAGATGCACCACCAGACACATGTTCTGCTGCAATGTATTTGCTTCTCCCCCTTCAATCACCTCCACCTAAACCCAATGACTATGACAATTATGATGGTTTGCCCAATCGAGCTAAGATTTTGGGTTCATGCAGAGGgtttatacttttatattaCGAGATGAGTCGTGATCTTATTATGTGGAATCCGTTGACAAGATTCCGTAAACGATCACTAAACTTTGAAAATATGCTAACCCATCGATTTTTATATGGTTTTGGGTATGACACATCAACAGATGACTACTTGCTAATTATGATCCCGTTTTATTGGAAAACTGAAATCCAGGTTTTCTCATTCAAAACTAATTCCAGGAACAGAAAGATGATTAAACTTAATGTTCCATACCAGGGTATCGGCTCGAAATTCAGTATTGGATCACTCTTGAATGAGACACTTCATTGGTTGGTTTTCTCTAAGGATAAATGGGTTGATGTGATTATTGCCTTTGATCTTATAAAAAGGAGTTTATCAGAGATTGCTCTGTTTGATcatttaacaaagaaaaaatatgaaatgttTAGTTTAAGAGTAATAGGAGGATGTCTCAGTGTGAGTTGCTCGGACCAAGACTGGGCAATGACTGAAATATGGATAATGAAAGAATATAAAGTGCAGTCATCTTGGACTAAGTCTTTTGTAATCCCTACATATGGCTTTTCCCCCATATGCATCACCAAAGATGGAGGAATTTTGGGATCAAATATGAGAGAAAGATTGGAGAAACATAATGACAAAGGAGAGTTGCTTGAGCATCTCGCCTGTGTTGCTGCTGCAGGTGAAGAGTACTACTGTGCCAATCAAGATCAACAATCTGCAATGTATAGAGAGAGTCAACTGTTTCCCAATGTCAGTTGGGAAACAAGTGAAGATCACCAACAGTAa
- the LOC114424029 gene encoding uncharacterized protein LOC114424029 — translation MDVPNHSAPFYLPRVPHVHKKCPEASSPTSTPFYLLQHLSIFFLRETFLSKTKSVQKLPSLPLQPRSRRSLPLQPPTRHSFTFLSSSTSFYLLLKRNFSLQNKKRVQKLPSLPLQPRSRCSLPLQPPTHHSFPLAACTVLSHHGLHRHWSSCVWRQHLQPWLHLHRATFVGLRSLHHPSGHLVDNSIMAKTIGEQFVPVCYCTWSSPPLRTNDSWERH, via the exons atggatgttCCAAATCATTCTGCACCTTTCTATCTTCCCCGCGTTCCCCACGTTCACAAAAAGTGTCCAGAAGCTTCCTCACCAACCTCAACACCTTTCTATCTTCTTCAGCATCTTTCTATCTTCTTCTTGAGAGAAACTTTTCTCTCCAAAACAAAAAGTGTCCAAAAGCTTCCCTCCTTGCCATTGCAGCCTCGGTCGCGCCGCTCATTGCCACTACAACCACCGACGCGTCATTCCTTCACCTTTCTATCTTCTTCAACATCTTTCTATCTTCTTCTCAAGAGAAACTTTTCTCTCCAAAACAAAAAGCGTGTCCAAAAGCTTCCCTCCTTGCCATTGCAGCCTCGGTCGCGCTGCTCATTGCCACTACAGCCACCGACGCATCATTCCTTCCCACTTGCGGCTTGCACCGTTCTTTCCCACCACGGCTTGCACCGACACTGGTCATCGTGCGTCTGGCGCCAACACCTCCAGCCATGGTTGCATCTCCATCGCGCCACCTTCGTTGGGCTTAGAAGTCTCCATCACCCCTCTGGCCATCTG GTGGATAACAGTATAATGGCGAAAACAATTGGAGAACAATTCGTACCTGTTTGTTACTGTACTTGGTCATCTCCACCTCTTAGAACAAATGACAGTTGGGAGCGGCATTAG
- the LOC114422752 gene encoding F-box/kelch-repeat protein At3g23880-like isoform X1, whose product MEKHTLSVTLPLELIREILLRSPVRSVLRFKCVCKSWLSLISDPQFSISHFDLAASPTHRLILRSNYYDNFNYIESIDIESLIKTCRQHIVYFPSPPRDHHDDGEYYDVHNQPQILGSCRGLVLLHYWGSSEELILWNPSLGVHKRFPKTYFPYGIHDEYVYGFGFDASTDDYGLILIEFPEFSFGETAVFLFSFKTGSWKRDILVSASYNDLDDIFSVGDEFKAGSLLNGVLHWLVFSKERKVPVIIAFDLIQRSFSEIPLFNHLTTENYHVCRLRVVGGCLCLMVLGCEAAEIWVMKEYKMQSSWTKSTVIPTFDFYPICAAEDGGIFGSNCEGLVKHDDNGELFDYHISAEGQRLYCANPAMYQESLLSLPCANRNETREDDQH is encoded by the coding sequence ATGGAGAAGCACACTTTGTCTGTGACTCTGCCTCTGGAATTGATCAGAGAAATTCTTCTGCGATCGCCGGTGAGATCCGTTCTTCGTTTCAAGTGTGTTTGTAAGTCATGGCTTTCCCTAATTTCAGATCCCCAATTTAGCATTTCCCATTTTGACCTAGCTGCCTCACCCACCCATCGACTCATTCTCAGATCAAATTATTATGATAACTTTAACTATATTGAATCCATTGATATTGAAAGTCTGATTAAAACATGTCGCCAGCACATAGTGTATTTTCCATCACCTCCACGCGACCACCATGATGATGGTGAATATTATGATGTTCACAATCAACCCCAGATTTTGGGTTCTTGCAGAGGGCTTGTACTTTTACACTACTGGGGGAGCAGCGAAGAACTCATCTTATGGAATCCCTCACTAGGCGTCCACAAACGATTCCCAAAAACATACTTTCCATATGGGATACACGACGAATATGTATATGGTTTCGGGTTTGACGCATCAACAGATGACTACGGGCTAATTCTTATTGAATTTCCCGAGTTTAGCTTCGGCGAAACTGCAGTCTTCCTTTTCTCCTTCAAAACTGGGTCGTGGAAAAGAGACATTCTTGTTAGTGCTTCATACAACGATCTCGATGATATATTCAGTGTTGGGGATGAATTCAAAGCTGGGTCACTCCTCAATGGGGTTCTTCATTGGCTGGTTTTCTCGAAGGAAAGAAAGGTTCCCGTGATTATTGCCTTTGATTTGATACAAAGGAGTTTTTCAGAGATTCCTCTGTTCAATCATTTGACTACGGAAAATTATCATGTCTGCAGATTGAGGGTAGTGGGAGGATGCCTCTGCCTCATGGTCCTAGGCTGCGAAGCGGCTGAGATATGGGTGATGAAAGAATATAAAATGCAATCATCTTGGACTAAGTCCACTGTTATCCCTACTTTTGACTTCTACCCGATATGCGCCGCTGAAGATGGTGGAATTTTTGGATCAAATTGTGAAGGATTAGTGAAACACGATGACAATGGAGAGCTGTTTGACTATCACATCAGTGCTGAAGGTCAAAGGTTGTACTGTGCCAATCCTGCTATGTATCAAGAGAGTCTACTGTCCCTCCCCTGTGCCAATCGGAATGAAACAAGGGAAGATGACCAACATTAA
- the LOC114422752 gene encoding F-box/kelch-repeat protein At3g23880-like isoform X2, translating to MEKHTLSVTLPLELIREILLRSPVRSVLRFKCVCKSWLSLISDPQFSISHFDLAASPTHRLILRSNYYDNFNYIESIDIESLIKTCRQHIVYFPSPPRDHHDDGEYYDVHNQPQILGSCRGLVLLHYWGSSEELILWNPSLGVHKRFPKTYFPYGIHDEYVYGFGFDASTDDYGLILIEFPEFSFGETAVFLFSFKTGSWKRDILVSASYNDLDDIFSVGDEFKAGSLLNGVLHWLVFSKERKIEGSGRMPLPHGPRLRSG from the exons ATGGAGAAGCACACTTTGTCTGTGACTCTGCCTCTGGAATTGATCAGAGAAATTCTTCTGCGATCGCCGGTGAGATCCGTTCTTCGTTTCAAGTGTGTTTGTAAGTCATGGCTTTCCCTAATTTCAGATCCCCAATTTAGCATTTCCCATTTTGACCTAGCTGCCTCACCCACCCATCGACTCATTCTCAGATCAAATTATTATGATAACTTTAACTATATTGAATCCATTGATATTGAAAGTCTGATTAAAACATGTCGCCAGCACATAGTGTATTTTCCATCACCTCCACGCGACCACCATGATGATGGTGAATATTATGATGTTCACAATCAACCCCAGATTTTGGGTTCTTGCAGAGGGCTTGTACTTTTACACTACTGGGGGAGCAGCGAAGAACTCATCTTATGGAATCCCTCACTAGGCGTCCACAAACGATTCCCAAAAACATACTTTCCATATGGGATACACGACGAATATGTATATGGTTTCGGGTTTGACGCATCAACAGATGACTACGGGCTAATTCTTATTGAATTTCCCGAGTTTAGCTTCGGCGAAACTGCAGTCTTCCTTTTCTCCTTCAAAACTGGGTCGTGGAAAAGAGACATTCTTGTTAGTGCTTCATACAACGATCTCGATGATATATTCAGTGTTGGGGATGAATTCAAAGCTGGGTCACTCCTCAATGGGGTTCTTCATTGGCTGGTTTTCTCGAAGGAAAGAAAG ATTGAGGGTAGTGGGAGGATGCCTCTGCCTCATGGTCCTAGGCTGCGAAGCGGCTGA